A stretch of Mustela nigripes isolate SB6536 chromosome 6, MUSNIG.SB6536, whole genome shotgun sequence DNA encodes these proteins:
- the IL22 gene encoding interleukin-22: protein MAALQKSVNSSLLGALAASCLLIALWVQGGEAVPIGSHCRLANSDFEQPYITNRTFMLAGEASLADNNTDVRLIGDTLFHGVNKEDHCYLMKEVLNFTLEEVLLPQSHRFQPYMQEVESFLTKLSNRLSQCHINSDDQHIQRNVQNLKDTVKKLGEDGEIKAIGELNLLFIALRDACI from the exons ATGGCTGCCCTGCAGAAATCTGTGAACTCTTCCCTTCTGGGAGCTCTGGCTGCCAGCTGCCTCCTCATTGCCCTGTGGGTGCAGGGAGGAGAAGCTGTGCCCATCGGCTCTCACTGCAGGCTTGCCAACTCCGACTTCGAGCAGCCCTATATCACCAACCGCACCTTCATGCTGGCTGGGGAG gcTAGTTTGGCAGATAACAACACAGATGTTCGTCTCATTGGGGATACACTATTCCACGGAGTCAAT AAAGAAGACCACTGCTATCTGATGAAGGAGGTATTGAACTTTACCCTTGAAGAAGTCCTGCTCCCCCAATCCCATAGATTCCAGCCCTATATGCAGGAGGTGGAGTCCTTCCTGACCAAGCTCAGCAACAGGCTAAGCCAATGT caTATCAACAGTGATGACCAGCATATTCAGAGAAATGTGCAAAATCTGAAGGACACAGTGAAAAAG CTTGGAGAGGATGGAGAGATCAAAGCAATTGGAGAACTGAATTTGCTGTTTATAGCCCTGAGAGATGCCTGTATTTGA